Within Dictyostelium discoideum AX4 chromosome 4 chromosome, whole genome shotgun sequence, the genomic segment AGACTTCAACGAAATTTCTCaagaatttgaaaagaaatttaaaaaagaagtaATTTCTGTTCAAGAACAATTCAATAAACGAGATTCGGATTtcataagaaaaaaaaccaaacttgaagaaaaaaacaaatgttTAATAGAAATGGGGGAACGTGTTTTAGAAAATGGTCATTTATATAATCCAAACTCTTTGAACGAATCAGTTCACTATTATCAAAGGTTAATAGAATTGGTCctaatttcaaaagaattaGGGTTTAAACCAATAGATTTCCGTTCCTTGTTTCCTACAATTAGTAAATTTTTATCGGAAATTAAAACCCTCGAAACTgatatcaataattttttataaacaattaGTATCATAAaaccattttattattttttttttggtttattttaattttaacctggaaataataaaaataaaaaacccaAAACATTTGAATCtgacaaaattttttttttttttggattttttaaaatttagtcaaaaaaaaaaaaaaaaacagaatgattaccttttttttttttttttttcttttatatcattttgtgtatttttgAGTGCTCTATTTATCTATACAAAActcatattaaaaataaataaaattaaattgttgttaaacacaacaaattcaaaatgtGGGACTTTGTTAAAAGTGAGAATTTTTATATGgccaaattaaaaaaatttgctTTTATGCCTATGttttatacaaataaaaccagattttacaaaaataaaattaaaaaataaatatttaacagTGTTTCTGAATTGTGGTATtttgttaaaataaaataataaaaaaattaatccaAACCAGCAAAAttgcaattttattttttttttttttttaaacaaaatgcCAATTTTTAACCGCTATTAGTGAATGGCcacaattttaatataaatgttTTTACCATCAcgatattattttaaaaaatttcacttttttttttttcaaattttctttttttttttttaaattttttttattttttattttttattttttttttttgtttatttaccaaaaaatgataaactcAGAAAAACAATGTATACATCACAATAGAGATTTGGTAGTATTTTGTTTAAGTTGTTGTTATCCATGTTGTGTTGAATGCATGGCAAGTGAAAAACATCACTACCacgattttaaaaaaatagaagaTGATAACTTTGATGTTTacgataataaaaaaattatctcaATTCtagaaaaatcaaaagaaatttttgaaaataaaaaagcaaGTTACTATATAGATATCAAATCAGTTCATGATGGGTTTATTTTGATTCAAGAGcaattagaattatttaaagatggCATTTTAGAAAAACTGTTTAATTCTTTCAAGGAAAATTTGGTCATTAATGCAAAGATTGAAACTTTGGCTGGTGATATTTTAGTCACTGATAAAAATAGTGTATTTAAAATGATCGATcaatataaagaaaataatatggTAGGTTTGGTTCATACTTTGGtagataatataaaaaacaatataaacaATTGTTTTCAACAATTTAATGGAAActatacaattaataaaaataaagatgcTGATAAAATTTCTGATTTTGAAAAAGGAACTATAGATCATATAAATaacaatcaaaataataccatcgtaaataataatagtaataataataataataataataataataataataataataataataataataatattttaatagataataatgataatattaaaataatagtacCAAAAGATGTTGAATCATTGTCCTTAGATGGTttaaaacaagaattaattattgacTCAATTCCTAATTCTGTAATTCATCCCCCTTTAGAAGATGAATTCAATAAATGTACATTACACCCAAACAAAGACATAATATCCTTGTGTTTATATTGTGAATTAATGCCATGTTGTGCTCTATGTATATCAAGTGAAGGGGAGCATCATGGTCATAATTCtgattcattaaaatcaacTTCAAATATTCTTTCATTAGcgaaaaattttaaagatgataTATATCAAAAAGTAATAGGCAGAATagaatcaaatcaaaaaatattaaaaaaatcaaatgatatatactatgaaattaaaagaatttacgatattatttcaatgatagatttagatattaaaaaacaattagaaaCAACCTTTGACGATAatacattaataataaatacaaGTATAACTTCAatcaataatgaaaatgaaatactctcaacaataattaataataataaacataacgataatgatgttgataatGGTCAAACagtaattgaaatattaaatcaaattattataaaaaacaatcaacaaCTTGATAGagatacaattaaaattattaaacaatatcaacaatcattaatagtattaaataattataataatatatataattttaataaattaaaagaatataaaaacCAAAGtattcattttaataatcaaataattgatgatattaaaaataatttaaattcaatttatatCTTAAATGACACTAATattcataaaaataatagatacAAAGTAGAAATCGATGAAaacaataatgaatttattaactgtaagttttatttatacaaattttttataaatgataTTCACAATCTTCTAATTACCAAATATAGATGATGGTTTAaagttttatatttatacatatagtgattcttttaaattaaaaaatggttgTGGTATAGCATTTACAGACCATTgtaatattttatcaaaattaaaaaataaattaccattaaATGTAATGCTGTTAgatggattcaatcaaaaattaacaccaGGTATATTACCAGAAGGTGTTCAGTTATTGTATTTAGGTGAtattaaacaagaattaatgattggttcaattcctaAAACTGTATTTAATGTCTATTTACTTgatggattcaatcaaaaactATTACCAGAACGTGTTCGATCATTGCATTTAGGTGAtattaaacaagaattaatgaTTGCTTCAATTCCTAAAACTGTATTAAGTCTCTATTTAGAAaatggattcaatcaaaaattaacaccaGGTATATTACCAGAAGGTGTTAGATCATTGTATTTACGTGAtattaaacaagaattaataattggttcaattcctaAAACTGTATCTAGTGTCCATTTAGAAaatggattcaatcaaaaattaacaccaGGTATATTACCAGAAGGTGTTATATCATTGTATTTATGTGAtattaaacaagaattaataattggttcaattccaAAAACTGTATATAGTGTCCATTTAGAAaatggattcaatcaaaaattaacaccaGGTATATTACCAGAAGGTGTTAAATTATTGTATTTAGGTGAtattaaacaagaattaatgattggttcaattcctaAAACTGTATCTAGTGTCCATTTAGAAgatggattcaatcaaaaactAACACCAGGTATATTACCAGAAGGTGTTAAATCATTGGATTTAGGTGAtattaaacaagaattaataattggttcaattcctaAAACTGTATCTAGTGTCTATTTAGAAaatggattcaatcaaaaattaacaccaGGTATATTACCAGAAGGTGTTGAATCATTGGATTTAGGTGAtattaaacaagaattaatgattggttcaattcctaAAACTGTATCTAGTGTCTATTTAGAAAATGGAttcaaacaaaaattaacaccAGGTATATTACCAGAAGGTGTTAAATCATTGCATTTATGTGAtattaaacaagaattaatgattggttcaattcctaAAACTGTATTTAGTGTCTATTTAGAAaatggattcaatcaaaaattaacaccaGGTATATTACCAGAAGGTGTTAAATCATTGCATTTACGtaatattaaacaagaattaatgaTTGGTTCAATTCCTGAAACTGTATCTAGTGTCCATTTAGAAaatggattcaatcaaaaattaacaccaGGTATATTACCAGAAGGTGTTAAATTATTGCATTTAGGTGAtattaaacaagaattaataattggttcaattcctaAAACTGTAACTGAAGTGGTTATTTTTAGTAGTTTTAAACTACAAATTAAACCTTATGTTTCTGATACTGTTAAAATAACTAtcgtgtaaaaaaaaaaaaacgggtttaataaagaattccaataaaaaaaaattgaaaccacaacattttaattactttttttttttttttttttttttttccttaaaCCCTTAAAAACAAGTTAGAGTATTAGAACTAACCAATTAttcaacttcaacttcaatatcaatatcaatatcaatatcaacttcaacttcaacGAGCCCACATCGAGATCAACATCAAAAGCAAAGTCTTGGGGAGAAAATTAGACAACTTAACAAAGAAAATAAGACAATAAGAAATATAACTTGAAACAACTAAAACAAATGATAGTCCTCCTGaaaaacaatagtaatagtagtagtaatagtagtagtcaGCGGTGGTAGTAGCACAATttaattatcattaccaaAATATAATCAAATTCCATTCagatattaaatattcaaattgagattataattgatgaaaatgaaattatcaaagatttatcatcaattgttgtagggaaatttcaaaaaaatttcacTACATTAACAGTAGTGATTTTTTGCAGTGAAAAACCAAAATGTATATTCagtgaaaaaattaataaacaattactTGATTGTTTAGATTAACAATTTACTTTCAAATTTGcgccaaatttttttttttttttaatttttttttaattttttttttttaatttttataaaaaatataaatataaaaatgaaataaaaaattaaagaaatatgaaaaaatgaaataataacaataataatattaataataataataataataataataataataataataataataataataataataataataataataataataataataataataataataataataataataataataataataataaaaattaataataattaataataatttaaactgtttaaaaatagttgttttttattgttttggttaacaatttttatattttatttttcttattattaaatttattgttaTATAATGGAAATAGAGATATTAAAActcataatattttattggaTGGAAAATAATGATccaatattaattgattttggattGTCAATAATAAAGGAACCAGATAACTCCAATTTTACTTCTAAATGTGGAACCACAAAATATTTACCACCAAAAAATTCCACTATGACTGATAAAGCTGATATTTGGTGTTTCGGATTAGCCATTCTTGAAATGTTTGGTGAATTGAAAACAGATTCGAATAATTTGCCAATAATTCATACTcatttatcaaatgaatGTAAAGAAGTATTGGAACAGCTCTTAGGGTCGATCCAAATCATAGGTACAGTGCTAAACAATTATTGGAACTACCTTGgtttaaagataaagatttactttcaatttttaaacaaaatggtacagataataaaataatcaatgGAGGTATCAccattaatttaaaatacaatgattcttattattttttaaatcaacaaaGATGCAAATTCCACACGTTGAAAGTGATAAAAGaacttttttcaatttttatataaacacTAAAGAAATTACAGAAACTATTGGTCCTTAcgaattaaatattaaaaaagagtTTAACGAAAATCAAAACtatctaaattatttgttgagTGGCCGCTACAATGGAGAAGATATTTCAAGTATGGAAAATAGGGTCAATGAACTTGTTCCTCGGATTGTCTATCAAactattattcattttccaaataaattcattttaaaacaaaaataaaaaaaaaaaaactaaaataaaatataataatgttTTACCTATATCCTTTATGGATAAAAAGTGTTTTTTTGTATATCCCCTcaatcctttttttaaaaataattattcaagaacaacaacaattatcattaccactttttttaattttaatcaaaaattagtACCTGGAATATTATATTGGATCCACTTTCTATGCAAAAAGGTGATATTAAACTACAAGTGATAGTTTCAATTCCCAATATTGTAAAAACTATCTATATAGAAAGTGGATTCAATAAGTATAAACACCTGCTATATCACACAGGGTGTTATAAAATTGCATTTAGGTGGATTATACCAATGTTTCAAAGAAGAAAAAGCAAGAAAAGTTTTCAttccaaaattttcaatatttcaaGGAGGAGAAAAAAAACGATTTCAGTTGGtaaccaacaacaaattgaaactaatcaaaaatcaaactaacaaccattaattttttaggtATTGATTAACCAATTTAAATCACCTTAATGACCCGACCATCACTCAACTCAAAGGCATTActttcaaaaattataaaacataaaataaatatgttaTTAAACTCTTAAAGAGTTTGATGTAGTCAACTTGTTGTTGATCTATATTCTCTATCAAAAACctaatttgtaaataaaaaaaaataaaaaaaggccTTGTtgccatttttattttaaaattatcttttatttgttttttttttcaatatgaCTTTGAATGAGTTACCTGTACCCCATGCTCATCTTCTTTATAATAGGATGGTATGTGTACTTCTATTGTATTTAACTTGATTACTTTTAAACTCTTGGGATTAGTGCATCTTAATAATCGGAACTAAATTGCTTCAGTTGTTGTTAAATATGAACCTGATTGTTTTAATCTCCTTAAAGAGGCTGTATATTCTAAATAGGTAATTGATGCTGTTGcaaaaataacaaaactaaataataatagtaacaataaattagttaaaaatttttttaatttaatttttacctCTGAATCAGATGATATTACTGTTCTGAGGAATctattttattcaaatttaaaattcatctatatgttttttaaaatcttttttatatattgaaaaaagtgttttttcaaaaacaagATGATTCGATTATTGTTTTACTTGGCTTGGataatttttagaaaattatctatataaaaaaaaaaaaaaaaaaaaaaaaaaaaaaaattataaataattaaattatttttgtttaggtttttattatttttattgttttgttgtaaggaattattatttttgagtgggctatagttttttttttttttttttttttgctttttataaacaaaattaaaataagtAGAAACTAAAAACAAactaaaagaaaataataaataaaatgtttttatttttttttaaaaaaaaagataatggttttaagataaaataaagtttttaaaaaaaaaaaataaaaaaataaaaaaaaaccaatttttgattgattaaaaaaaaaaaataaaaataacttaaTATTTtgagaattaattttttttttatattttaatttgtttttttatttttaaaccacCCAACCATTTTCCaacataaataaatatttatttttacccaccttcattttttttaatcaataattgttttctttaaaaaaaaaaccaaatataataataataataataataataataataataataatagataaaAATGGAAGATGAAGAGGATATTTTTGAAGATGttggaatttttaattttaattttccaaGTATGTTTAAATCTTCTGGAAAtgttaatgataatgatggtttCAGATGTTCGCAAGCAAATTGTAATAAAGCTTTTAAAAACAAAGGTCAACTATCTTCGCATGTTAGATGGCATAGAAGACTTGATGCACAATTAGAAAGTGAAACCGATAAtggtgaagaagaagagTATTCAAATCCAATTAAACCTTCACAAAGAGGAATTCAATTaagaaatcaaatgattCGTTATGGCTTAAGTTTATTTAGAGTAGATTCTCATGGAAAATACCTTTGTTTCTTTGAAGGTTGTAATCTTCGAATGCTAACAAACTTTTCTAGACATATCCATAAACATGAACAAAGAAATGACAAAATTAAACCTGAtcttgttgatttaattccAAACTCAAATAATATTCCAGAAACCCAAAATATAAGGCCATATTCTTTACCTTCATCACCaacaaattgtaaaatttcaccagttttttcaaaaaacattcaaaatttaattattaatcaaaataaatataacaacaattataataccaataataccaataataactctaataatacaaatagtaatacaaataattataaccataatgaagaaaatcaaaaaacaattgattttgattttagaaaaaaaaatttaaaattttttaaaaataaaattgaatataaaaataaaaatgttgtaaataataaaattaatactaataatattattaataataatgatgaaaataatgaaattaatgaaattaatgaaattaaagaaattaacgAAACTAATGaaattagtattaataatcataataataataataataataataataataataataataataataataataataataataataataattataatagtaattggTTGAAAGGTGATCAAAAGTCAGtctttgaaaatataataaaagaaacaaaattaaaattattacataGTGGAAAAGAAGATCTCTctacaaaaaaaaaggatttcaACAATGATCCATCGCaaagatttattttcaaaattcaaagaaaatttgtaaaatatatGGTTTCTAAGTACTTAGAAAATCATACAATAATTCATAATCCAGAACAACTTAAATTATGTGCGCCACCAATCATTAAAGAATATCTTGAAGAATTAATGTTGGAACAATCtagttttaaagaattttgtGATTTAATTGCAACAAATATTggaaatgataaaatttttgatggaataattaaaaacaataatttaatgagcattaattttataaacaacaataataatattaataaaaaaagtaaagatCAAAATATAGAAAATATTAAGGATTTACAATCAATTAGATGCAGCCATCACTCTGATAAATTCATTAACTTTATATGCAAAGATTGCAACTATCTACCATGTTGCGAGAGAtgtaaagatattttttatcataaaAGACACCAAGTTGAAGAATTGGATGAAATCAATGTTGACAATTTCATAAACAATTTAGATAGAAAACGTTTTAATATTGAAGTAATTAATGAAAACAATTGTCaatctataaataaaaaaataaatggacTTGGTTTGGGACATTTCAAAGAAACTCTTACAAATTTAatagataaaataaataaatgtgtATCAAAGACTATTGAACCACAATTTACAGATAgggaaataaaaaacttggagaaaatcattacaattgatgaaaaaaacaataaattaaaagaaatggGTGAACTTGTTATGCAGAatggtgatttaaaaaatccaaattctttaaaaactGCCGTTCACTATCTTCAAAATTTAGTGGAatttgaagaaattaaaaaagatttggaATTTACTCgtataaattttgaaaaattattggaTCTACTCAAATTGTTTgaatcaacaatttcaaaccccaattggtaaatcaatcatatattaaaaaaaaaaaaaaaaaaaaaaaaccatttaaaaaattgtatacatttaaataaacttttattattttttaattttaaatttttgaatGGCGTagttgtttgtttgtttttttaatttgattttgagtGAGTTATCTGTACCCCATACTCATCCTCTTTATAATAGGATGGTAATGATATACTTCTATTTGTAATTAAATCGATTATTTTGGAACTCTTTGGATTAGCATCATCTCTTAATAATTGGAATAAAACTGCTTCAGTTGTTGTTAAATATACACCTGATTGTTTTAATCTCTTTAAAGAGGCTGTATATTCTAATGAATCGATTGATGCTGTTGCATCAGTAATAACATGTACAGTATATCCTTCTCTTATTAAATCTAATGCAGTTTGTATAATACAAACATGtgtcttttaataataataataataataataataataataataataataataataataataataataataataataataataataataataataataataataataataataataataataataataataataataataaataataaaatattagttttagttttaataataataatagttgtaaaaaataaaataagaaaaacATATTTACCTCGAAACCAGCCAATATTACAGTtcttaaataatttgttgGATCTCTTAcatttgaattatataattcatcgatatttttttttaaatcttttgtaTACATTGAGTAAAGtgttttttcaaaaactGGATGATTTGATGGTTCCAACTCTTCAATTATCTCATCATATATACTTGGGTTATGTTTAGtcataaatgttttaatttctaattcTTTACATGAATCTATctgaatatattttaataataataataataataataatagtttattaatgaacaaataaaaaaaatgagaaaaactttgttgttgttgttgttttttatgATAAAAGTTTTACTACTTACCAAacatttaatatttcttACAATGACATCAATTCCTCCAACTCTatctaaataatatttttgtgGATCACAAATAAATAAGGCTGTTGTATTATAATCTAAGATATCACccattttcttcttcttctttttcaattttaattttaacgaATGGTTGttgtattaaaattgaaaagaaaaaaaaataaaaaaaaaaataaaatttttcattttataaaaaaaagcaataaaaaaaatctggagatatttatttttattttttttttatttttatatttttctgttttttcaataatttttttaattaccaaatttaaaatattttgataaaaataatagaattaattctttttttttgggaaaaaaaaaaaaaatctcaaCTTATTTTTTCGattactattttattttcatcaaaactatttctaaaaatataaatataacattttttttttttttttttttttcttttttttttgttgaaaaaaaaaaaaataatgcataaaaaataaatgttattaaattaatgtATAATTATAAGTAAATTTacaatgattttataaaaaaaaaaaaaaaaaaaaaaaaaaaaaaattaaaaaaaaaaattaaaatctaagTATACTTTCacataaataaaaaggaGAGTGAGATTGATAAGAAGAAAAAACAATGTgccattaatattaaattacaaattgtaataaaattttgaataaaaaaagtaataaaatacAAACTTTTAAACCCAATTATAATGGGTTTCaaaatacaaatttttttttttttttacaactaaatttattattataattaatttaacagCTATTCATAtgcaaaaaaacaaaaagacaGTGTTTAAGTggtaaataaatagaaaaaacaaatgtaaaatctcttttattttatttttaatttaattcatttttttttatttttttttttaattgttaattCTGATGTGGTAAAATTGGGTGAGtgaattataatttgaatagtaataatgggatatgaaaaaaaaaaaaaaaaaaaaaaaaaaaaatggcaaTATGAAATACAAACAATTCACCACTTCATTACACCCACAATAACACATATACACCCTAGACTTTTTACAATTaccaattatatttattcaaatattgtatatgaaaaaaaaaaaataaaaaaaaaaaataaaataataaaaataataaaaaaaaaaaaatacaatgtTGCATCGCAATAGATTATCACACACACTTCGCACACTGTATAATATTAACACTAACACCCATTTTCACACAAcaagtaattatttttaccacTACAATTTTCAGCCATACCTATATGAATTCATATgattaatttacaattatacATTGCtcaatgttattattattattattattatttttaaatttatttttttattttttttttttttttaaattatttatgaaaaaaaaaaaaaaaaaaaaaaaaaaattaataattaaataaataaaaataaaaaataaatattttttataattataaaagggtattaaatttcaaattctttttcattcattcaattttgtaattataaaaaaaggaatcaaataattatatatatatataaaaatataaaaaaaataaaatgagaattttatatttagcttctcttttatttttaattacattATATCTATCACCAACTTTTGGTTGGGGTGGTGGCAGaggtaattaattttattttatttaaaatttattaatattattattaaataataaaatttctaataataaatattatttactttttttttttttttttctctctcaATATTAGATTGTGAAAGTCATCGTTCAGAATATACATGTAAATCAGATAGAAGTTGTGCATATTTACCATTTGTATCATGTTGTGGTAAGAAAGAATTTTTCTGTGTTAATCGTGATCATAGAAATTGTTGTGATGATTTATCATGTGCTAAAAACACGAGAACTGGTGAAATCTTTGAGATTTGGTCAAGTTGTAAACCACATAGAGATTTTGTACCATATCATTCACCAAATACAACCACATGTGAATCATTAGGTTGTGAAGCAAGAGGTATGGAATGTGAATGGGTTGAATCATCACCATGTTATGGAACTTCTTGTTGCCCAAGAATTCCAAGATGTGTTGGTCATCATGGTGGCGGTCATAAATGTGACAGAATGAGATGTCCAGAAGGATTCTATTGTGAAGAACAAGGTGGTAGTGCATGCTGCGTACCACATCATGACGGTTGTGGTAATATTCAATGTCCATGGGGCCACTATTGTGTCAATGAACATGGTAAATGCAGATGTGTACCACACAGACCACCACCACGTCCACCAGTTGACCAATGCCGTAATCAACATTGTCCACATGGTTATTCATGTCGTGTCATTAAAGGTTGTGCCACTTGTGTCAGAGATGCCCGTCCACCACATAACCTTTGTCGTGGTTTTGGTTGTCCAGAAGGCTCCCATTGTGAAGTTCTTGAAAAACATCCAGTTTGTGTTAGAAATCATGTTCCACCACacccaccaccaccaccacaaattTGCGGTAGTGTAAATTGTGGTCCAGGTTATATTTGTACAATTATCAATGGTCATCCAACTTGTATTCGTGGTGATGGTTATTTATGTAATCAAACCCGTTGTCCACACGATTATCAATGTGAAACCATTAGCACCAATATCGTGAAATGTTCACCAAAGAATGACGAATGTAAATGGCATCGTTGTCCACCAGGTTCCAGCTGCTTCAATAGTAGAAACGGTCCACACTGTCTTGCCAATAATGTATTCCCACAACTTTGTAAAGTTACTCAATGTCCAACTGATTTCTCTTGTAAAATGATTAGAGGTAATCCAACTTGTATTAAAGCAAGACCACCGgtaccaccaccacattGCTCAACTTGTGCAGAGCTATCATCAGCATGTAATCACGTTGGAATGATTTGTATTCAAGTACCAAGCAATTGTACCAATACTAGATTCCCATGTTGCCCATCTCATCCAATTTGTATTCATCCATCAACTACTGCTGCTTCAACCATTGCAACAACTGCATCAACTGTCGCAACTACAACCTCTGCAACTACTGCAGGTACAACAACTGGTGGAACTACAACTGGTGGTTCAACTTCTGATAGTAGTGCTGCTTCCTCAGCCGATAGTAGCGCTGCCTCCTCATCACCATCAAGCAGTGCTGCTTCAAGTGCCGCTTCAAGTGAACCATCAAGTAGCGCCGCTTCAAGTAGTG encodes:
- the cotD gene encoding spore coat protein SP75; translation: MRILYLASLLFLITLYLSPTFGWGGGRDCESHRSEYTCKSDRSCAYLPFVSCCGKKEFFCVNRDHRNCCDDLSCAKNTRTGEIFEIWSSCKPHRDFVPYHSPNTTTCESLGCEARGMECEWVESSPCYGTSCCPRIPRCVGHHGGGHKCDRMRCPEGFYCEEQGGSACCVPHHDGCGNIQCPWGHYCVNEHGKCRCVPHRPPPRPPVDQCRNQHCPHGYSCRVIKGCATCVRDARPPHNLCRGFGCPEGSHCEVLEKHPVCVRNHVPPHPPPPPQICGSVNCGPGYICTIINGHPTCIRGDGYLCNQTRCPHDYQCETISTNIVKCSPKNDECKWHRCPPGSSCFNSRNGPHCLANNVFPQLCKVTQCPTDFSCKMIRGNPTCIKARPPVPPPHCSTCAELSSACNHVGMICIQVPSNCTNTRFPCCPSHPICIHPSTTAASTIATTASTVATTTSATTAGTTTGGTTTGGSTSDSSAASSADSSAASSSPSSSAASSAASSEPSSSAASSSAPSSASSSAPSSASSSAPSSSASSSAASSAASSESSESSSATS